From the genome of Blastocatellia bacterium, one region includes:
- a CDS encoding carbamoyltransferase: MAVILGVNAYHGDASAALVVDGQLVAAAEEERFARVKHIAGFPHQAIAYCLKAAGITPREITHIAISRNPRARLHRKLWAALTHRPRLDRIGDRVKNAIRLRDVKATLAHGLGVDPRDLRAEVHYVEHHRAHLASAFFVSGFDEAALLSVDGMGDFVSTMWGIGRGSRMRIMGVVPFPHSLGILYTAVTQYLGFPHYGDEYKVMGLSAYGEPTYLDFFRQIVRVDGDLGFRLDLSHFIHHVEGVSMTWDEGAPVLGPLYSSKLVHALGPPREPGAPIEPRQEQIAASLQAVLEEVMLALLVRLYERTRVKAVCLAGGVALNCVVNGKILQQTPFERVYIQPAASDAGTSIGAAFFVWHEHLKRPRAFTMEHAYWGPEWSESEIRETLHRYDLPARRLSSEEMVQTVARALAEGKIVGLFQGRMEFGPRALGNRSILADPRRPEMKDLLNRRVKNREPFRPFAPSIVEEAVGEYFEQTHPSPFMLMAYPARPEKRALIPAALHVDGTGRVQTVSRAVNPLFWEILVRFGSLTGVPVLINTSFNENEPIVCHPEEAIRCFQRTQMDLLAIGPYLVVKEDGDVVLEG; this comes from the coding sequence ATGGCTGTCATCTTGGGGGTGAACGCTTACCACGGCGATGCCTCGGCCGCGCTCGTCGTGGATGGACAATTGGTAGCCGCGGCCGAAGAGGAGCGCTTCGCGCGCGTGAAGCATATTGCGGGATTTCCGCATCAGGCGATCGCCTATTGCTTGAAGGCCGCCGGAATTACCCCCCGGGAGATTACCCACATCGCCATCTCGCGGAATCCTCGCGCGCGTCTCCATCGAAAACTCTGGGCGGCGCTCACTCACAGGCCGCGTTTGGATCGAATCGGCGATCGCGTGAAGAACGCCATTCGTCTCCGGGACGTGAAGGCGACGCTCGCCCATGGGCTCGGCGTCGATCCGCGGGACCTTCGGGCCGAGGTGCATTACGTCGAACATCATCGCGCCCATTTGGCGAGCGCCTTCTTCGTCTCGGGATTTGACGAAGCAGCTCTCCTCTCAGTAGATGGCATGGGCGATTTCGTGAGCACGATGTGGGGGATCGGGCGCGGATCGCGGATGCGGATCATGGGCGTCGTGCCGTTCCCGCATTCGCTGGGGATCCTTTACACAGCCGTGACGCAATACCTCGGATTCCCTCATTACGGCGATGAGTACAAAGTGATGGGGCTGTCCGCGTACGGCGAACCGACATATCTTGATTTCTTTCGCCAGATCGTGCGCGTGGACGGCGACCTCGGCTTTCGCCTCGATCTCTCGCATTTCATCCATCACGTGGAAGGCGTCTCGATGACGTGGGACGAAGGCGCGCCCGTGCTCGGTCCCCTCTATTCCTCGAAGTTAGTGCATGCGCTCGGACCGCCGCGCGAGCCAGGAGCTCCGATCGAGCCTCGACAGGAGCAGATCGCGGCTTCGTTGCAAGCCGTTTTGGAGGAAGTCATGCTCGCGTTGCTTGTGCGGCTCTACGAACGCACGCGCGTGAAGGCCGTGTGTTTGGCCGGGGGCGTGGCCTTGAATTGCGTCGTCAATGGGAAGATTCTCCAGCAGACGCCCTTTGAGCGCGTGTATATTCAACCAGCGGCCTCGGACGCGGGGACGAGCATTGGAGCGGCCTTCTTCGTGTGGCACGAACACTTGAAGCGTCCCCGCGCCTTCACGATGGAGCACGCTTATTGGGGGCCCGAATGGTCCGAATCGGAGATTCGAGAGACCCTTCATCGCTACGATCTGCCGGCGCGGCGCCTCTCCTCCGAGGAGATGGTCCAGACAGTCGCACGAGCTTTGGCCGAGGGGAAGATCGTGGGCCTCTTTCAAGGCCGCATGGAGTTCGGTCCTCGCGCTCTCGGGAATCGCAGTATTCTCGCTGATCCACGTCGCCCGGAGATGAAGGACCTCCTCAACCGCCGCGTCAAAAATCGAGAGCCGTTTCGCCCCTTCGCCCCCTCCATCGTGGAGGAGGCCGTGGGGGAATATTTCGAGCAGACGCATCCCTCGCCGTTCATGCTCATGGCCTATCCCGCGCGGCCCGAAAAACGCGCGCTCATTCCAGCCGCGCTCCACGTGGATGGGACGGGGCGCGTACAAACGGTCTCTCGCGCTGTCAATCCCCTCTTTTGGGAGATCCTCGTGCGCTTCGGAAGCCTCACCGGAGTGCCGGTGCTCATCAACACGTCCTTCAACGAGAACGAGCCGATCGTGTGTCATCCTGAGGAAGCCATTCGGTGTTTCCAGCGGACGCAGATGGACCTGCTCGCCATCGGACCCTATCTTGTCGTGAAGGAGGACGGCGATGTCGTTCTGGAGGGATAA
- a CDS encoding glycosyltransferase, whose product MRILKITRCFPPALAGGGMSQTVSHIARALVRRGHAVTVYASNLLDARRRLSDRTLVAEEEGVRIVYFHTVVRYRWDGVQPDVLRYLSELEQFDLIHVYGVRDFLSTIVCWAARRRGLPYIVEPMGMLLPVGRSLWKKRMYDRLFGRTLLTHAARVIATAAQEAEEAIAWGIPREKIVVRRNGLDLSEFDPLPPRGMFRAHLGIGEDERVVLYLGRLAVKKNVPLLIEAFAEVQLPNARLLIIGPDDGDGTRAAIERTIARMEIRNSVHVLEPLYGRERVSALVDADVLVLPSMHENFGNVVAEALVCGTPVIVTNRCGVASLVEGRTGLVIEPEKESLKSALRRMLQDEALRRQFAERALRSREELSWEAPIEQLERLYTDVIRRKPMEPAPLEEGRDARWLSSWG is encoded by the coding sequence ATGCGGATTTTGAAGATCACGCGGTGTTTCCCTCCTGCTTTGGCTGGTGGCGGCATGAGCCAAACCGTCTCGCATATCGCTCGCGCGTTAGTGCGCCGCGGGCATGCGGTGACCGTCTATGCTTCGAACTTGCTCGATGCCAGGCGCCGATTGTCGGACCGCACACTCGTGGCCGAGGAGGAGGGGGTGCGTATCGTGTACTTCCACACGGTCGTGCGATACCGATGGGACGGCGTGCAACCGGATGTCCTCCGGTACCTGAGCGAGCTGGAGCAATTCGACCTCATCCACGTCTACGGCGTGCGGGATTTCCTCTCGACCATCGTCTGTTGGGCGGCTCGACGGCGCGGTCTCCCGTATATCGTCGAGCCGATGGGGATGCTTCTGCCGGTCGGGCGGAGCTTATGGAAGAAGCGGATGTACGATCGGCTCTTCGGGCGCACCCTGCTCACGCATGCGGCTCGCGTCATCGCGACTGCCGCGCAGGAAGCCGAAGAGGCCATCGCCTGGGGGATCCCTCGAGAGAAGATCGTCGTGCGCCGAAATGGACTCGATCTCTCAGAATTCGATCCGCTGCCGCCGCGCGGGATGTTTCGCGCGCATTTGGGGATCGGAGAGGATGAGCGCGTGGTCCTTTACCTCGGGCGGCTCGCCGTGAAGAAGAACGTTCCCCTTTTGATCGAAGCCTTCGCCGAAGTGCAGTTGCCCAACGCGCGGCTCTTGATCATCGGTCCGGATGATGGGGACGGGACGCGCGCGGCGATCGAACGGACGATCGCGCGGATGGAAATTCGAAATTCCGTTCACGTCCTCGAACCGCTGTACGGTCGCGAACGCGTGAGCGCGCTCGTGGACGCTGATGTGCTCGTCTTGCCCTCGATGCACGAGAACTTCGGGAACGTGGTCGCCGAAGCGCTCGTCTGCGGTACGCCCGTCATCGTGACGAATCGGTGTGGAGTGGCCTCTCTGGTTGAAGGACGCACCGGGCTCGTGATCGAGCCAGAGAAGGAATCCTTGAAGAGCGCCTTGCGGCGCATGCTGCAAGATGAAGCGTTGCGACGACAGTTTGCCGAACGAGCGCTTCGGTCACGCGAAGAGCTTTCGTGGGAGGCACCAATAGAGCAACTGGAGCGCCTCTATACCGACGTCATCCGCCGGAAGCCGATGGAACCAGCCCCGCTGGAAGAGGGGAGGGATGCTCGATGGCTGTCATCTTGGGGGTGA
- a CDS encoding glycosyltransferase family 4 protein, with product MRTTSRILVLATDAHTRGGIQRYTHLLLESLRELFGPEAVRVRFLWKSAFPPGMREKGAFAFSALLDGGRFRPAAVVCTHVGIAPVAALMKLTFGIPYIVLAHGDEVWGTAPSYALREATAILSVSRFTADRLRDRHGVSAARIRLLPPALDPRLLHSPSSPEHVIERHGLRGKRVLLTVGRLTRRGRYKGCDMVIRALAHVREVVPEVAYVIVGDGDDRSRLEQLAREWRLENTVHFAGDVDDAWLPAYYRSCDLFVMPSRVRLMDPCEGEGFGIVYLEAAAFGKPAIAGREGGSAEAVLNGVTGLLVDPSDPAEIARAVLELLRDESRRLMLGAWARERAWREFTPGRFRQNLAMILSELGLLAPRRERLEGSSEHLPARRRCGF from the coding sequence ATGAGGACAACATCTCGAATCCTCGTGCTCGCCACGGACGCGCATACGCGCGGAGGGATTCAGCGGTACACCCATCTTCTCTTGGAAAGCCTTCGCGAGCTGTTCGGGCCGGAGGCCGTGCGCGTGCGCTTTCTCTGGAAGAGCGCTTTTCCACCCGGGATGCGGGAGAAAGGAGCCTTCGCCTTCTCCGCGCTCCTCGATGGAGGACGATTTCGACCTGCGGCGGTCGTGTGCACACATGTGGGGATCGCTCCCGTCGCGGCTTTGATGAAGCTGACGTTCGGCATTCCGTACATCGTCCTCGCCCACGGAGATGAAGTGTGGGGAACGGCGCCTTCGTATGCGCTTCGCGAAGCGACGGCGATCCTCAGTGTCAGTCGGTTCACGGCCGATCGGCTTCGGGATCGGCATGGGGTGAGCGCGGCGAGAATTCGGCTCCTTCCGCCGGCGCTCGATCCGAGACTCCTGCACTCGCCCAGCTCTCCAGAGCACGTGATCGAGCGTCACGGGCTTCGCGGCAAACGCGTATTGCTCACGGTCGGTCGCCTGACGCGAAGGGGGCGCTATAAAGGCTGCGACATGGTGATCCGCGCGCTCGCGCACGTTCGAGAGGTTGTACCGGAAGTCGCCTACGTGATCGTCGGCGATGGGGACGATCGCTCGCGATTGGAGCAGTTGGCGCGCGAGTGGCGGCTGGAGAATACCGTGCATTTCGCCGGCGACGTGGATGACGCTTGGCTTCCGGCGTATTACCGCAGTTGCGATCTGTTCGTGATGCCGAGTCGGGTGCGGCTGATGGATCCCTGCGAAGGAGAGGGCTTCGGAATCGTCTATCTCGAGGCCGCTGCTTTCGGCAAACCGGCGATCGCCGGTCGCGAAGGGGGGAGCGCCGAAGCCGTCCTCAATGGGGTGACGGGACTGCTCGTCGATCCCTCCGATCCGGCGGAGATCGCGCGCGCCGTGCTCGAGCTTTTGCGCGATGAGAGCCGACGGTTGATGCTCGGCGCGTGGGCGCGCGAGCGCGCATGGCGCGAGTTTACGCCCGGACGATTTCGGCAAAACCTCGCGATGATCTTGAGCGAGCTTGGGCTCCTGGCGCCCCGGCGGGAGCGTCTCGAAGGATCAAGCGAGCATCTGCCCGCGCGACGACGATGCGGATTTTGA